Sequence from the Primulina huaijiensis isolate GDHJ02 chromosome 16, ASM1229523v2, whole genome shotgun sequence genome:
AGTGGACTCTGAAATGCCcataaatgaaattaaattttcctgtgGAAACTGTAAACATCATCCAAATATATTGAGTCGACTTTGACTAACTTAGTGGTCATTCCCCATTCCTTGGGTTTAGAAGTAAAGGAAAagtcaaaatattttgaattatctCTAATTTCAACAAATTTATGATGAAATACAAGTTCTTGGTTCAATACGAAGGCAAACTCGAAAACAGAGTTAATGATTTATGACTTTAGGAGTTCAATCAAACAAGACAAATACAAagttatttttcctttaaaaatatatcggAGTTAGGATTCTGACTTTTATACTCCCTACAATGCAGTTAAATCAATCTCTTCGTATGTAATTTACAAAATAACATACATAAAGTAATATGTCTCTGTGCTATTGTTGGATGGTTTGGGTTGGTTCGTAAGGatttctttttctattgggTTGCCGATCAGCTTGTTTCAATCACTCTGTACAAAATTATCATATCCATGATCTGGTCTGCATAATTTGACCCTAGCTCGACTTTACCAAGAGGTGAACGGTATTGCTATTCCTAAACCATGCTGCTTTCTCTTGCTTCATTTTGTTGGGTAGTCTATAAAGTTGCTTTGTTTCATTCTAAGAGAGTTAAAGAGTGCTTCACTTGTCGCGAAAAGTTTAAAATTGTTGGGAGATGGAGCTGTTTTTTATTGGGAATTTAGAGCAATTGAAGCCAGAAGGCCTTACTGCCTTTGTCAGCTgtaataattcattgtaattcTCAGTGGGcaggaaataaaaaaaaatagtgatTGAAGAGTTCTATGATGATAGAACAGGTTACATTTACGTAAAATGACCTACTGTAGCTTCCTGCCTTTTTTACATTTAAGTTGGATTGGTTTTGCTTTGCTGCCAATCTTGAAAAACGCTAAAATGGCTTTGTAAAGTTACGTCCAATTTATGTTTCAATGCTACTGATGACAGTTTAAACTGTCCTGAACCCCGTGTAGTTATGATTTGAGTTCATTTCATGACTGGCCTGCCCTTGCTACAATTTTTTGCACCATATTTCTCCATGTTTCAATTAGATAAAGATATTAcattttttagtattttcatAATTCACGTGGGTTTTTTGGATTTATCATAATTCTCATGTTTGATACCCATGAAAACTTTATCTGGTATTTAATTTCCTTGTCTGCTCCCCGAGTTTCCCTTCGCGAAAGCCACTTTGAAATTCAGTGCAAGGAGATCAGTATTTGACAGCCTGTGCACCTGATTGACCACAATGTGATTGTTGCAAGTTCATTCTTCTCATTGAAGTCCAACCCAATACTCTGGAAAAAATGGAGGCATTTGCAAAATGTTTCTACTAGACTACTCTTATTCGGTACAAGTATAAATCAGAACAACGAACTGCTGATCTATGCTCAAAACATTTTTTAGTAGCTCAGAGAATAAGAAACTAAGATTCTCCATTCAAATTTGTTGTTAGCTCAGAAATAAATAATAGCAGAATGGTCCTACAGGGATATCTCCTAAGATAAATTGAGTTAATGATGGGTCTCCTTCTGAAAAAAAAACGCTTCTTGCTatgtaaaattataaaattagttgTTTCAAACATCATTGTGCTCCTTATATATCAGGGGATGCCTGTAGAAATATGTTGATTACTTTGAACGTGGCTTGCAAATGTTTGTACGTTAATCTTTTGCAATTTTTTGATTGTGTTAGGGAAGGATCATAGACGAACTCGAGTAGCAAATGCATATTTCTCTCTATTTATGGCTGTTGGTAATGTCCTTGGCTTTGCTACTGGATCCTTCAGTATGTGGTACAAGATTTTTCCCTTCACACGGACTTCTGCTTGCAACATTAACTGCGCAAATCTGAAGGCAGCATTCATCATTGACATTGTTTTTATTCTAGTGACAACCTATTTAAGCCTCTCTGCATGCAGTGAGCGATCTTTTAGTTCCAGGCACAGTTCTCATTGTTTTAGTGAAGAAATGTCTGGAGGTTCTCCAGAGCATGAAGCTTTTCTCTGGGAACTGTTGGGAACTTTTAAATCTCTCCCTGGCACTGTTTGGATAATCCTTCTTGTCACTGTACTGACGTGGATTGGCTGGTTTCCGTTTCTTCTTTTTGATACTGATTGGATGGGTCGTGAAATATATGGTGGAAAACCAAATGAAGGGAATAATTATGGCATGGGAGTGAGAATGGGTTCATTGGGTTTGATGTTAAATTCAGTTATCCTTGGAATTACCTCAGTATTTATGGAGAAGCTATGTCGAAAATTGGGTGCTGGATGTACATGGGGACTTTCAAATATTCTTATGTCTCTCTGCTTCTTGGCAATGCTTATTATTACTGCCATCAAGAGCAGTTTGACCATTGACGGCCATCTTCCTCCAGATGGGGTTGTTGCAGCTGCTCTAATAGTATTTGCATTTCTTGGCATTCCATTAGCTGTAAGCTACTCAATTTTTTACcttcaaacaaaaaatttcttcagtgaaaaaattgaaagaaatgaagaaagaaGCCATTATCTGCCAAAAAAATCCCTCTTCTTTATTTGTCTGTTCACGTTCCATGCAACAAAAAATGAGATTATTTGATTAAGTACTGAAACTAAATTCACCAAGCTGCATTAATGCAATATGGATCTCCCATTATCTCATAAGAGTAATCATTCCGGTGTACGGAATTCATGGAACCAGGTTGACATATTAGTATGGGAGTTACTTGTATTGTTGGTTTATTTTTACTACGAAGGGTGGTTGGAAAGGATCTGTGGATGCTAACTTTCGGGTCAGCTTACTGCTCAATCACTTAAATTTCCTCTATCAAGCTCTCACCTGGGTTATTGAATCTTTGCAGATAACCTATAGTGTCCCATATGCATTGGTCGCTACTCGTGTTGAAGGGTTAGGCCTGGGCCAAGGTTAGTTGGAATGtgcatttgaaattaaaatttgtaGGCTGGAGGCATATAATTAATCTAATCTTGCAGGGTTGTCCATGGGGGTTCTGAATCTGGCAATTGTCATTCCACAGGTATGATTTACTccacattttttcttttatggattaattttgttttatctGCCTGCTGCCTTCTCTGATGGCTGTTGGATTTGTTGGGTGAGTGTACATGTAACAAGCTTTTAATTAAGCCTGCATAATGTATTGTTTATTTGTGGACTTGTATATGAATGAGGCTTTAATCATTTGACCATGTATGTTTACATCTGCATCGCATTAGCGAACAGCTTCATGACCCTGACAAGCATTTCTGGTGTGCTAACGTCAGAGACTTTTGTCTCTCATCAGAATCCTATTTCCCTTATTTCTTGAAGTTCTGTTTCAATATCTTCATGTTCATCTCAAACATATGGCATGAAGTATCTTCACACATTCTGGTATCTGGAACATCTTTTTTTCTTCCCAAATGTTTCCTGTAATGGGTACCAGTGAGCATTGCAAGGTTCCTATTAAAAATATTTCGACGCTTGCCtagttttataaactcattaatttttttttttcattttgaaaataGGTTATTGTATCTATTGGAGCTGGACCGTGGGATCAACTTTTTGGTGGTGGCAACTCTCCAGCTTTTGCTGTTGCTTCGATTTCTGCATTTGCTGGTGGGCTTGTAGCCATCTTGGCTATTCCTAGAACAAGGGTAGAAAAGTCTAGGATCCACCATTAAGGTACTGAATATTCTTAATTGGGAAATGAGaatgatatattcatatgttGGCTAAAAGGAAAATTAAGGAGTCTCTGAAGTCCAGAGTAGCATATGATAATATGATATCATGGGTATTACCAGCATAAGTATAGGATCTAAGATGGATGCTAAAGGCTGAAGGTGCATTTATAATAAGTTGTCATGTTGACCATTTATGAAatctataaaaaatattatgtgagGCTTCTTTCTTAGCCACCATTGGACAGGTATGGATGTCCTAAATTGTCATTCCTGTGAATTAGGTTTTGTAGAAAATGGCCGCTGTTACCTTTTTAAGACTCGCATTGTAACATTGCCATTGTCTCTTTCTATGTAAAGAGCACTAGAATCTTGACCTTTGCGGCATATTTAAAGGTATATATGCATCGGTATAAAATGCAGAGGTTGAGGTTCTGTGATTGTCTCTAATATTCTCTCTCCTGTCTTTGCTCTTCATTCTGTGTACTGATCTCACAGAAATACCTAGTGAAacaccaaaaaattaaaaaccgtGCCGAAATTTTTATTGATCTATCAAGTTTGGCTTCTCGGCTCTCACAGCGCATTTGAACTCGGGCTATTCATGTTTTACCGCTTTTATCCTTCATGTCAAGGAAGACAACAAATATGTCGTATATATTGGATTGTTTGCCAAAATTTTCACGTTGATGATTTTGTAGGCACGACTGCCACCACGTGCTGGTAACCTTTACGTATAGAATGAGATATAAGAATCTCAAGACGCAAGTGATCTTAAATTTGGAAATTATCTCATTTAACTGGATAACTTTTTCCAATGACATGAGATACACCAGTTTGCTTTACTTGAATTCGTTTTGTGGTGAATCAGTTACACTTATTCAAATGATGCATCCTCAGCAATTTAATCTGGTATGTATGAAGgcaatgaatctttttttttcccctgCAAACAGGTTCTAACAGGTCAGTGGTCCCATGTAGAAATTAATGACACCTATCAATTCGCTTACATCATTGCGACCACATCTGTTGTATATCTGACTAATTCATACGGAGCTACTTTGAGGTACTTGATATTAGTTTTATCAGTTTGGGAAATTGGTTATTTGTATATCTGACTAGTTACATACGGAGCCACTTTGAGGTACTTGATATTAGTTTTATCAGTTTGGAAAATTGGTTATTTGTATGTGTTGACATGTAGTAAGCACCATTTTTACCTATCATAGATACTGGTCGGTGCCTGTAAAATATCACAATTTAAGGTGGTTCCTGATCATCATTTTGGGCAATCACACAACTAGAAAGAATTCTACTTGGGggtgaaataaattttaagttcATTTATGTTACGCACTTCTATGAAccattttttccatttttcataTCCTACCATCATATtacatttatattattaaatccTCCTCCTCTGGTAGTTAATCTTGAAATATTTTGGAATCATGGTTCTTGTCAGGACTCTTATTGGATTGCTAACAGACACAGGCAATGATAGCGATGTTAGGACAACTCAAGACTCTGGACCATTATTACAAGTCTAcagtttttataaattttgcaGCATCACAGATGAGAATCTCATTCAAAAGGATTGTATTTTATCACTTTCTGTTAGTAATTAGTGTTTCTAGAAGAAGCTGCAATATTTTGTGATAGTTAATCGGAGTTTTGAGCATCTAAAGAGAGACAACTTATTAGGTaatgaaaatatattgaaatattCATGGTGTAACACAGTAAGAGCTTCGGTTAAAATAATACACGTCTTCTTCCTCTGCTGGTTTTGATGCGTCCCCCTTTACTGTTCAACATCTGTTAAATTGGTCGAGTAAGTGCTGTAAAGATCTTCTTATGTGATATATCAATAATCCTTTTATGTTAGCTATATGATTGTGAATGGCCACCGGAACTAAAAGTTATTTGAAGGCAAGATACTATATCGGATGGAAAAGTTGGTTGTCCCTTGCTATTGTGGATGATAAGGTTAAAGAATCAGTGGCCATCTTCTGTGACATCTTGTAAAAGT
This genomic interval carries:
- the LOC140960888 gene encoding sucrose transport protein SUC4 produces the protein MPVPEVERRDPTLNKQQTQHRGPQNGPGPSPRSNRVKLRTLLRVASVACGIQFGWALQLSLLTPYVQELGIPHAWASIIWLCGPLSGLLVQPLVGHVSDRCTSRFGRRRPFILAGATSIVVAVLIIGHSADIGRILGDYGQKKTRAVVVFVIGFWLLDLANNMTQGPCRALLADLTGKDHRRTRVANAYFSLFMAVGNVLGFATGSFSMWYKIFPFTRTSACNINCANLKAAFIIDIVFILVTTYLSLSACSERSFSSRHSSHCFSEEMSGGSPEHEAFLWELLGTFKSLPGTVWIILLVTVLTWIGWFPFLLFDTDWMGREIYGGKPNEGNNYGMGVRMGSLGLMLNSVILGITSVFMEKLCRKLGAGCTWGLSNILMSLCFLAMLIITAIKSSLTIDGHLPPDGVVAAALIVFAFLGIPLAITYSVPYALVATRVEGLGLGQGLSMGVLNLAIVIPQVIVSIGAGPWDQLFGGGNSPAFAVASISAFAGGLVAILAIPRTRVEKSRIHH